The Anaerosporomusa subterranea nucleotide sequence AAATCCACCGATACTGCGTTAAACGCGATTCATGAAGACGACAATCCGTTATTTTGGGCCCAGGCGAAATGTTACGCCTATATTTATGCTCTGCAGCAGAGCCTGGAGAAGATAGCGGTGCAGTTGACCTACTATCAAGTAGAGGACAAGACGTGCCTGCGTTTTGTGCAATGCTACGCAATTTCTGACCTAACCGCGTTTTTTAGCGATTTGATTGATCGCTACTTGGATTGGGCAAGGTTGATTCAACAGGGACAAGCCGACCGCAATCAGTCGATCAAAGAATTGAAGTTTCCTTTTGATTCGTTCCGGGCGGGTCAACGTGAGCTGGCGGTCGCTGTATACTGGACTGTGACTGCTGGCAATAAACTGTTTGCCCAGGCGCCGACCGGGATCGGCAAGACCCTAGCGTCACTGTTTCCTGCTGTAAAGGCGATCGGTGAAGGTAAAACAGAGAAGATCTTTTATCTAACTGCAAAAACCAGCACACGAGAAATTGCTGAACAGGCATTAGCAACGCTTCGAGAAAAGGGTTTAGTGCTGAAGTCTCTCACCCTCACCGCGAAAGACAAAATCTGTTTTAACGCAGAGACTGATTGTGATCCGGAAAAATGCATATATGCGTGCGGACACTATGACCGGATTCATGCCGCGCTACGCGAGATCTACGCACAACCGGTATTTACTCGCATCGTTATCGAAGAGTGTTCGAAGAAATATCAGATCTGTCCGTTCGAGTTTTCGCTTGATTTGGCGTTGTGGGCAGATTGCGTGATTTGTGATTATAACTATGTGTTTGATCCCCGCGTTTCGCTGAAACGATTGTTTGCTGAAGATGCCGGAAGCCACTGCCTGTTGATTGATGAAGCGCACAACTTGGCCGACCGGGCGCGGGAGATGTATTCTGCAACACTGTCAAAGAAGCCAATCAGCGAATTGAAGCAGGCATTGAAACAATCCCAGCCCAAGCTGGCCAAAGCGCTAGCGCCAGTTCAGACCTGCCTCGCCCGCTGGGGTAAAGCATGTGAGCAGACGGAAGCTAAACTGCTGGTTCAAAATGAGCTGCCAGCGGACGTATTATCGCCGCTTTATAAATTTGTCAAGCTTGCTGATGCTTGGCTCGCTCGCAATGAGCCTGCTCCCTTTAGAGAACAACTTCTGCAAGTCTACTTCGATATTCATGCGTTTCTACGCACTGCGGAAGAGTATGAAAGTGACTATCTCTTTTATGTGGAGAAAAAAACTGGCGGCGATGTAGCCGTCAAGCTCTTCTGTGTGGATCCGTCCCGCCTGCTGCGCCAAGTCCTAACTTTAGGCCGCCCGACGGTTTTCTTTTCTGCCACATTGTCGCCGCTCGAGTATTTTCATGCGATGCTCGCTGGCGATGAAACAGACAGAAGCTTGTCTGTCGCTTCGCCCTTTCCACGTGATAATCTACGGGTGCTGGTGGCTGATTATATCGCTACTACCTATAAAACTCGTGATTCAAGCTACGATGCAGTCGTTGCAGCCATTGCAACGGTAACTTCGGCGAGACAGGGCAACTATCTAGTATTTTTTCCTTCATATCGCTATTTACAGGAAGTTGCAGCCCGTTATGCTGAACGCACCAACGAAGATCAGCTTATCTGCCAGTCGGCGGGAATGACTGATGCGGAACGAGAAGCATTTCTGGATTGCTTTACCAATCAATGCGAAGGTACGCTTGTCGGTTTTGCCGTGTTAGGTGGCGCCTTTGGCGAAGGTATTGATCTGATTGGTGAGCAACTTTCCGGCGCGGTGATTGTAGGCATCGGTTTACCGCAGGTTTGTACCGAGCGGGAGATTATTCGCGCTTACTATGATGCCCAGAATGGTAGGGGCTTTGAGTACGCTTATCTTTACCCTGGGATTAACAAAGTATTGCAAGCCGCCGGACGTGTAATCCGGACTGATGCGGATCGGGGGATAGTCCTGCTAATTGACGAACGATTTTCTCAACAGCGTTGCCGCAGGCTGTTGCCACAGTGGTGGAAACCGATTCAGACTGTTCGGACGCCTGAAGGCATAGCGGCATGCAGCCGGGAGTTCTGGAGAGAGGACTAAAACACGATGTGCCCAAAAGAAAATAGTCCTAACCTCAAGCGAGGCTAGGACTATTTTCTTTACCGCCGAAGTGGCGGGCGGCGCCGGAAGTTATCATTGCTACGATGCCGTAGCGGCGCTTCTTCGGTTAAGCGGACTGGCGTGGTATCCGGTTCTTTTGTCAACAGCTTAAGAGCGGCTGCCACTAGTGCTACAGAGTCATTTTCGTCAAGGAGTTCGGCTGCTCGGCTATTATACTTTTCAAAGCCGCCTTCCTCGATGACCGCCAGCAGGCGTTCTACAGCCAGGCGTTGCTGACCTTCAAGAGCGTCGCTCATAGTCGGAACGCTCATGCGGACGATTTTTCGTCTGGAGAGACGCTCAATTGTCCGCAGATGATCCATTTCGCGCGGAATGACGAATGTGATGGCTGTTCCAGCCTGACCGGCCCGGCCTGTCCGTCCAATGCGGTGCACATAGCTTTCCGGGTCTTGCGGGATATCAAAGTTGTAAACATGAGTAACGCCGCTGATGTCAAGTCCCCGTGCAGCTACGTCGGTAGCAACTAGGATATCGGTGGAACCATCCCGGAATTGGCGGATGACACTGTCTCGTTTTGCCTGTGTGAGATCGCCGTGAATCCCTTCGGCAGCATAGCCGCGTTTTTTCAACGCCTCGGACAGCTCGTCCACCCGCCGTTTGGTTCTGCCGAAGACAATAGCCAATTCAGGGGATTGGATGTCAAGCAACCGGCATAAGACATCAAATTTTTGGCGGTCCTGTACTTCTAGATAGTTCTGTTCAACTAGCGGTACGGTGACTTCCTTCGATTGGATGCTGATCAGTGCCGGATTACGGAGAAAACGCTGTGACAGAGACTGAATGGCTCTGGGCATGGTTGCCGAGAAGAGGAGAGTCTGACGGCTGGCAGGGGTTGCACTGAGGATTTCTTCGATATCTTCAATGAAGCCCATGTTCAACATTTCATCTGCTTCGTCAAGCACGATCATGCGCAATTCGTCTAGGCGGATTGTGCGCCTTTGCATATGGTCTTTTAACCGACCAGGAGTAGCAACAATGATCTGCGGTCTTTTTTTCAAACCTCTAATCTGACGTTCAATATCTTGTCCGCCATAGATAGGAAGAGTATGGACATCGGTATATTGCGCTATCTTGTTAAGCTCTTCTGCGACTTGGATGGCGAGCTCGCGTGTTGGGGTTAATACCAACCCTTGTACTTTCTCGCGGGCGCCTTCCATCTTTTCAATCAGAGGGATGCCATAGGCAGCTGTTTTTCCGGTGCCTGTTTGCGCTTGACCGATTAGATCTTGGCCGCGCATTGCGGGTTGGATGGCCTTCTCTTGTATGGGGGTGGGTTCCTCAAACCCCATATTGTTCAATGATTGTGTAATCAAGTCACTGATTCCGAGCGCTTTGAATTTTTCCATGTTTAAACCTCCTAGAATTCTTGCTGTTATTAATATGGATGATTATCCGCCGGGCTATTACACGGCTGGCCGATTCTGCGCAGTCAAACGGTAAGCTTTATTGAGCATTTTGTTGACAAATGATAGCTTCTATCATATAATAACAAAGACTATTCATAGCAAATTTTTATCAAGACATTAAACAGAGCATGTATGCTGATTTGCTTCCTGTTCGTATTGTAATTTGGTAATAGTCGAGGTAGTTAGCGGCTGAACGTGCCAGCGTGGCGCGGGATAATTACCTAATTATATATGAATTTTGGAGGAAAAGCAAATTATGGAACAACGCACACAACAACTTCTGAAACGCTTGTCGTTTTTGGGTTATCATTCGTTCGAAATTCGTCGCATTCTGCAAGAAGCGCATAGCGGCGATGGTATTGTCTCAACACTTGAGAAATACGAACAGTTGGCTTCAAAGTATCTTCAATCGTATAGCAAGTAGAAAAAAAGCTTTCGGCAATCGCCGAAAGCTTTTTTGTAAACTAAACAGAGGATACACAGAGGTCGCAGAGGAGTATTGGCTATTTTGCCAGCCATGCGGCCCCAAACTTAAGCCACTCTTTATCTGTGTCTCTGTGGAATGGCCCCGGACTTCCGCTAGAGACCGCGTAGCAGTGTGTCATATATAAATTCCCATTGACAGAAG carries:
- a CDS encoding ATP-dependent DNA helicase yields the protein MKTKIRLSVRTLVEFVLRSGDLTSTFSGRSRAVEGTKAHQKVQKAQPAHYRPEVALSHTIEAEDFVIEIGGRADGIIEQDDVTVIDEIKSTDTALNAIHEDDNPLFWAQAKCYAYIYALQQSLEKIAVQLTYYQVEDKTCLRFVQCYAISDLTAFFSDLIDRYLDWARLIQQGQADRNQSIKELKFPFDSFRAGQRELAVAVYWTVTAGNKLFAQAPTGIGKTLASLFPAVKAIGEGKTEKIFYLTAKTSTREIAEQALATLREKGLVLKSLTLTAKDKICFNAETDCDPEKCIYACGHYDRIHAALREIYAQPVFTRIVIEECSKKYQICPFEFSLDLALWADCVICDYNYVFDPRVSLKRLFAEDAGSHCLLIDEAHNLADRAREMYSATLSKKPISELKQALKQSQPKLAKALAPVQTCLARWGKACEQTEAKLLVQNELPADVLSPLYKFVKLADAWLARNEPAPFREQLLQVYFDIHAFLRTAEEYESDYLFYVEKKTGGDVAVKLFCVDPSRLLRQVLTLGRPTVFFSATLSPLEYFHAMLAGDETDRSLSVASPFPRDNLRVLVADYIATTYKTRDSSYDAVVAAIATVTSARQGNYLVFFPSYRYLQEVAARYAERTNEDQLICQSAGMTDAEREAFLDCFTNQCEGTLVGFAVLGGAFGEGIDLIGEQLSGAVIVGIGLPQVCTEREIIRAYYDAQNGRGFEYAYLYPGINKVLQAAGRVIRTDADRGIVLLIDERFSQQRCRRLLPQWWKPIQTVRTPEGIAACSREFWRED
- a CDS encoding DEAD/DEAH box helicase, which translates into the protein MEKFKALGISDLITQSLNNMGFEEPTPIQEKAIQPAMRGQDLIGQAQTGTGKTAAYGIPLIEKMEGAREKVQGLVLTPTRELAIQVAEELNKIAQYTDVHTLPIYGGQDIERQIRGLKKRPQIIVATPGRLKDHMQRRTIRLDELRMIVLDEADEMLNMGFIEDIEEILSATPASRQTLLFSATMPRAIQSLSQRFLRNPALISIQSKEVTVPLVEQNYLEVQDRQKFDVLCRLLDIQSPELAIVFGRTKRRVDELSEALKKRGYAAEGIHGDLTQAKRDSVIRQFRDGSTDILVATDVAARGLDISGVTHVYNFDIPQDPESYVHRIGRTGRAGQAGTAITFVIPREMDHLRTIERLSRRKIVRMSVPTMSDALEGQQRLAVERLLAVIEEGGFEKYNSRAAELLDENDSVALVAAALKLLTKEPDTTPVRLTEEAPLRHRSNDNFRRRPPLRR